From one Paeniglutamicibacter psychrophenolicus genomic stretch:
- a CDS encoding ubiquinol-cytochrome c reductase iron-sulfur subunit: MKQHITLMPTRRSVIEASLAAGAAVTLVSCGSGGKAQDLPQATGKPFDAIELAKLPVKGTASVTVNGAGYLLYRPDEATVLAYTSVCTHQGCKVGTGSGEIFKCPCHGSEYSKLDGSVIQGPAPKSLARFATEVDGPEVKILL, translated from the coding sequence ATGAAACAGCACATCACTCTCATGCCCACCCGCAGAAGCGTCATCGAGGCCTCCCTGGCTGCCGGCGCCGCGGTGACATTGGTTTCGTGCGGGTCCGGCGGGAAGGCCCAGGATCTCCCGCAAGCCACCGGCAAGCCCTTCGACGCGATCGAACTGGCCAAGCTGCCGGTCAAGGGCACCGCCTCTGTCACCGTCAACGGTGCCGGCTACCTGCTCTATCGCCCCGACGAAGCCACGGTCCTGGCCTACACCTCGGTGTGCACCCACCAGGGGTGCAAGGTGGGCACCGGCAGCGGCGAGATCTTCAAGTGCCCCTGCCACGGCTCGGAGTACTCGAAGCTGGACGGTTCGGTCATCCAGGGTCCGGCCCCGAAGTCCCTGGCCCGCTTCGCCACCGAGGTGGATGGACCCGAGGTCAAGATCCTCCTCTAG
- a CDS encoding Rieske (2Fe-2S) protein produces the protein MSLPIPDCTRRAFVGTTVAASATLALAACGDGSSAAPNNEPSAPPSPEGEGTVVATVAELPVGTRLSVAAVRTRGGEAGKQAGFLLFRPNDKTVLAYTAICTHQGCAVTTKDPNGEAFYCPCHGSYFQPEDGKAVAGPARAALERFAAEIKGDDVLIYV, from the coding sequence ATGAGTTTGCCCATCCCTGATTGCACGCGCCGCGCCTTTGTCGGCACCACCGTGGCCGCCAGCGCCACCCTGGCACTGGCCGCCTGCGGCGACGGTTCCTCGGCCGCACCGAACAACGAGCCCTCCGCTCCCCCGTCACCCGAAGGCGAGGGAACCGTCGTGGCCACCGTGGCCGAGCTGCCCGTGGGAACGCGGCTGTCGGTCGCCGCGGTGCGCACCCGGGGCGGGGAAGCCGGCAAGCAGGCAGGGTTCCTGCTCTTCCGCCCCAACGACAAGACGGTGCTGGCCTACACCGCGATCTGCACCCACCAGGGCTGCGCGGTGACCACCAAGGACCCCAACGGCGAGGCCTTCTACTGCCCCTGCCACGGCTCCTACTTCCAGCCCGAGGACGGCAAGGCCGTTGCCGGTCCGGCCCGTGCCGCACTGGAGCGCTTCGCCGCCGAAATCAAGGGCGACGACGTCCTGATCTACGTCTAG
- a CDS encoding cysteine hydrolase family protein, protein MSNESTAVVFIEFQNDFTSPGGVLHDAVKDSMEANSTLENAAKALAAAREHGATVIHSPIGFAPGYNEISAHPYGILKGVVDATAFVKGQWGAEIDARFTPQPADIVIEGKRGLDAFGSTNLDFILRSKGITKVVLAGFLTNCCVESTMRTAYERGFEVVTLTDAVAATSVEEGESAVRFNYPMFSTPATTDEFISTLESSQDLADTSRGY, encoded by the coding sequence ATGTCCAATGAGTCCACCGCAGTGGTTTTCATCGAGTTCCAAAACGACTTCACCTCCCCCGGCGGCGTCCTGCACGACGCTGTCAAGGATTCCATGGAGGCCAACTCGACGCTGGAAAATGCCGCCAAGGCGCTGGCCGCGGCCCGCGAGCACGGTGCCACGGTCATCCACTCGCCCATCGGCTTCGCGCCGGGCTACAACGAGATCTCGGCCCACCCCTACGGGATCCTCAAGGGCGTGGTGGATGCCACCGCCTTCGTCAAGGGGCAGTGGGGCGCGGAAATCGATGCACGTTTCACCCCGCAGCCTGCCGACATCGTGATCGAGGGCAAGCGCGGACTGGATGCCTTCGGCAGCACGAACCTGGATTTCATCCTGCGTTCCAAGGGCATCACCAAGGTGGTGCTGGCCGGATTCCTGACCAATTGCTGCGTGGAATCGACCATGCGCACCGCCTACGAGCGCGGCTTCGAGGTCGTGACGCTCACCGATGCCGTCGCGGCGACCTCCGTGGAGGAAGGCGAGTCCGCGGTCCGGTTCAACTACCCGATGTTCTCCACCCCGGCGACCACCGACGAATTCATCTCCACGCTGGAATCCTCCCAGGACCTGGCCGACACCTCGCGCGGCTACTAG
- a CDS encoding ATP-binding cassette domain-containing protein — MSAGRNAVLGLELARFRYAGACRDTLSRISLSLAPGSLTVVLGDSGSGKSTLGAVLAGMLPRHDGDALDATLHLAGQEIRHRPGAAVRIDPVGWARQVGLLPQDARHFLSGVRATVAEELALGLENAGVPRAQMRRRIAALADRLELHELLQRDPAKLSGGQERLVALTALALDAPAVLVLDEPLAGLDSAAAARICELLDRLRGGGTALVLLARAQDRLAAGADTVLALREGSCHAMDTALPASAAPVAPVAPAARRAPGAETELLLGFSGVGIGYPGSAGPVVQGLDLKVRAGECVGLAGPNGSGKTTVLKAAAGLLRPGAGQVHGSSLAAGTVGLLLQNPSDQLFERTVAREVAFGLPKRGPAVARIPAVLASLGLDGHAQAHPYELPASARRLVALATVLVREPGVLLLDEPTEALDADGLARLHAALAAVLARGGAVLLATHDEAFMAATAHRVHRMGPAVPAGTGPVAPGRVGEL; from the coding sequence GTGAGCGCGGGCCGGAACGCCGTACTCGGGCTGGAACTGGCACGCTTCCGCTATGCCGGGGCCTGCCGCGACACGCTTTCCCGGATCAGCCTGTCCCTGGCGCCGGGCTCGCTGACGGTGGTCCTGGGGGACTCGGGATCGGGCAAGTCCACGCTCGGGGCCGTGCTGGCCGGGATGCTGCCGCGCCACGACGGCGACGCACTGGATGCGACGCTGCACCTGGCCGGCCAGGAGATCCGCCACCGGCCCGGCGCAGCGGTGCGCATCGATCCGGTCGGCTGGGCCCGGCAGGTCGGGCTGCTGCCCCAGGATGCGCGCCACTTCCTCTCCGGGGTGCGCGCGACCGTGGCGGAGGAACTGGCCCTGGGCCTGGAGAACGCCGGGGTTCCCCGCGCGCAGATGCGCCGGCGGATCGCCGCGCTCGCGGACCGACTGGAACTGCACGAGTTGCTTCAACGCGATCCGGCCAAGCTCTCCGGCGGGCAGGAACGCCTGGTGGCGCTGACAGCGCTCGCGCTGGACGCGCCGGCGGTGCTGGTCCTGGACGAACCGCTCGCCGGCCTGGACTCCGCGGCCGCGGCTCGGATCTGCGAACTGCTGGACCGGCTGCGCGGCGGCGGCACCGCGCTGGTGCTGCTCGCCCGTGCCCAGGACCGGCTGGCGGCCGGCGCCGACACGGTGCTGGCCCTGCGCGAGGGCAGCTGCCACGCGATGGACACCGCTCTGCCGGCCAGCGCCGCACCCGTGGCACCCGTGGCACCCGCGGCGCGCCGGGCACCGGGGGCGGAGACGGAGTTGCTGCTCGGCTTCTCCGGGGTGGGGATCGGCTACCCGGGATCAGCAGGCCCCGTCGTTCAGGGCCTTGACCTGAAGGTGCGTGCCGGTGAATGCGTGGGGCTGGCCGGGCCCAACGGAAGCGGCAAGACCACGGTGCTCAAGGCCGCCGCCGGCCTGCTGCGCCCCGGCGCCGGGCAGGTGCACGGCAGTTCCCTGGCCGCCGGCACCGTGGGCCTGCTGCTGCAAAACCCGTCCGACCAGCTCTTCGAGCGCACCGTTGCCCGCGAGGTGGCCTTCGGCCTGCCCAAGCGCGGCCCGGCGGTGGCACGGATCCCCGCGGTGCTGGCCTCGCTGGGGCTGGACGGGCATGCCCAGGCCCACCCCTATGAGCTGCCTGCCTCGGCCCGCCGGCTCGTCGCCCTGGCCACGGTGCTGGTGCGCGAGCCGGGGGTGTTGTTGCTTGACGAGCCGACCGAGGCACTGGACGCGGACGGGTTGGCAAGGCTGCACGCGGCGCTCGCGGCGGTGCTTGCCCGCGGAGGGGCGGTGCTGCTGGCCACCCACGACGAGGCGTTCATGGCCGCCACCGCGCACCGTGTGCACCGCATGGGCCCGGCCGTGCCGGCTGGGACAGGACCGGTGGCCCCGGGTAGAGTGGGGGAACTTTAG
- a CDS encoding energy-coupling factor transporter transmembrane component T family protein has translation MPRTCRLHPFTVLALAAAVTATTTAAGRWWLSVAVLLACLLLAAWARRARRLAGLAAAILAPAWGSQLLIHGMADTAGGHLLAAAGPLRITAEGLATAGALGLRTGVLVAAGLLCTLLIDRHDLIAAVDLSPAPPQLGYLLAATLFLLPALEQRQRAIGQAQSLRGATPGGGPRGWFRRVRLRSVPLVLGALQDVADRSAHLAARGFPAAGPHTRLREVPDSAAQRRVRRIALACTVLGPVAVLAPSWMGAA, from the coding sequence ATGCCCCGCACCTGCCGGCTGCACCCCTTCACCGTGCTCGCCCTCGCCGCAGCGGTCACCGCCACCACCACGGCGGCAGGCCGCTGGTGGCTCAGCGTCGCGGTGCTGCTGGCGTGCCTGCTGCTGGCAGCCTGGGCGCGGCGTGCCCGCAGGCTTGCCGGGCTGGCTGCGGCCATCCTCGCGCCGGCCTGGGGCTCCCAGCTGCTGATCCACGGGATGGCGGACACCGCCGGCGGCCACTTGCTGGCCGCCGCGGGCCCGCTGCGGATCACCGCCGAGGGGCTGGCGACCGCCGGGGCGCTGGGCTTGCGCACCGGGGTCTTGGTGGCGGCGGGGCTGCTGTGCACGTTGCTGATCGACCGGCACGACCTCATTGCCGCGGTCGACCTCTCACCCGCCCCGCCGCAGCTGGGCTACCTTCTCGCGGCCACGCTGTTTCTGCTCCCTGCCCTGGAGCAGCGGCAGCGGGCCATCGGCCAGGCGCAATCGCTGCGCGGGGCAACCCCGGGAGGCGGGCCGCGCGGGTGGTTCCGCCGCGTGAGGCTGCGTTCGGTGCCGCTGGTGCTCGGGGCCCTGCAGGACGTCGCGGACCGCTCCGCCCACCTGGCCGCGCGCGGCTTCCCTGCCGCGGGGCCGCACACCCGCCTGCGCGAGGTGCCGGATTCGGCCGCCCAGCGCCGGGTGCGCCGGATCGCCCTGGCCTGCACCGTGCTGGGCCCGGTCGCGGTGCTGGCACCTTCCTGGATGGGTGCCGCGTGA
- a CDS encoding ECF transporter S component, whose product MSPNLILPETATGHPLRRRMLAAAGALLLAGTYTALVLTQPTGLVDGLGQTVALATFAAYLAAALLLLAAVLPELPVATLTLIPVALALNIVLGQFVGSVMVPLYLDSLGTVLVGFLAGRRAGAATGVLGTLIWSLFNPTVLPFAAGAALVGFLAGTAARFGALRRPYLAPVAGLAAGVLVGVLSAPVAAFVFGGTSGVGTGALVAAFRSMGDSLLSAVTKQALISDPGDKAIVFLLAALLIYALPGRLSAGFAFVRRHNVLGSRGSK is encoded by the coding sequence ATGTCACCGAACCTGATCCTGCCCGAGACCGCCACCGGGCACCCGCTGCGCCGCCGGATGCTGGCCGCCGCCGGGGCCCTGCTGCTCGCCGGAACCTACACCGCACTGGTCCTCACCCAGCCCACCGGCCTGGTCGACGGGCTGGGCCAGACAGTGGCCCTGGCCACCTTCGCCGCCTACCTGGCCGCCGCACTGCTGCTGCTGGCCGCGGTGCTGCCCGAACTGCCGGTGGCCACCCTCACCCTGATCCCCGTCGCGCTGGCGCTGAACATCGTGCTGGGCCAGTTCGTCGGCTCCGTGATGGTCCCGCTGTACCTGGACTCGCTGGGCACCGTGCTGGTCGGCTTCCTGGCCGGGCGCCGGGCCGGTGCCGCCACCGGCGTGCTCGGCACGCTCATCTGGTCGCTGTTCAACCCCACGGTGCTGCCCTTTGCCGCGGGAGCCGCACTGGTGGGCTTCCTGGCCGGAACCGCCGCCCGCTTCGGCGCGCTGCGCCGCCCCTACCTGGCCCCGGTGGCCGGGCTGGCCGCCGGCGTGCTGGTGGGTGTGCTCTCCGCACCCGTAGCCGCCTTCGTCTTCGGCGGCACCTCGGGGGTCGGCACCGGCGCGCTGGTCGCCGCATTCCGCTCCATGGGCGATTCGCTGCTCTCGGCGGTGACCAAGCAGGCGCTGATCTCCGACCCCGGGGACAAGGCCATCGTCTTCCTGCTCGCAGCACTGCTCATCTACGCGCTGCCCGGGCGGCTCAGTGCCGGCTTCGCATTTGTGCGACGCCACAACGTGCTCGGCTCCCGCGGCTCCAAATAG
- a CDS encoding nucleoside hydrolase, producing the protein MSQPRIRILLDNDTGIDDALALAYLAACEHVEILAVTATPGNVDADQVAANNRALLALCGAPQVPVLIGARKPLVVPLLTTPETHGPQGVGYATLPDAAPAEPGAGERDAVDHWIEAARANPGELTALLSAPLTNFALALRREPRLPWLLGKVVIMGGAFYHQGNTTPTAEWNTHVDPHAAAEVYAAYTAAAEAGLEADKLPIVCSLDTTERFEMRPELLTDLAAAAGCTEPETVSEDDPEGTRSTASNPLVRYLSDALRFYFEFHRDYDQGYIAHVHDFFAAGIAAGTLEYKSRGANVAVETESPLLIGTTVADFRALWGKPANAHVVTWNDPGAGFAELVEKLGALARRLPPAP; encoded by the coding sequence ATGAGCCAACCGCGCATCCGGATCCTGCTCGACAACGACACCGGGATCGACGACGCCCTGGCCCTGGCCTACCTGGCCGCCTGCGAACACGTAGAAATTTTGGCGGTCACCGCGACGCCCGGCAACGTGGACGCCGACCAGGTCGCGGCGAACAACAGGGCGCTGCTGGCGCTGTGCGGAGCCCCGCAGGTCCCGGTGCTCATCGGGGCACGCAAACCGCTGGTCGTCCCGCTGCTGACCACCCCGGAAACCCACGGGCCGCAGGGCGTCGGGTACGCCACGCTGCCCGATGCGGCACCTGCGGAGCCGGGCGCGGGGGAGCGGGACGCTGTCGACCACTGGATCGAGGCGGCCCGCGCCAACCCCGGGGAGCTGACCGCGCTGCTGAGCGCCCCGCTGACCAACTTCGCCCTTGCGCTGCGCCGCGAACCGCGGCTGCCCTGGCTGCTGGGGAAGGTCGTGATCATGGGCGGGGCCTTCTACCACCAGGGCAACACCACCCCGACCGCCGAGTGGAACACGCACGTGGACCCGCACGCCGCCGCCGAGGTCTACGCCGCGTACACGGCCGCCGCGGAGGCCGGGCTGGAGGCGGACAAGCTGCCGATCGTCTGCTCGCTGGATACCACCGAGCGATTCGAGATGCGCCCCGAGCTGCTCACCGACCTGGCCGCGGCCGCCGGATGCACCGAACCGGAGACCGTGAGCGAGGACGACCCGGAAGGCACCCGCAGCACTGCCTCGAACCCGCTGGTGCGCTACCTGTCCGACGCGTTGCGCTTCTACTTCGAGTTCCACCGCGACTACGACCAGGGCTACATCGCCCACGTGCACGACTTCTTCGCCGCCGGGATCGCCGCCGGCACTCTCGAGTACAAGAGCCGGGGAGCGAACGTGGCAGTGGAAACCGAATCCCCGTTGCTCATCGGCACCACCGTGGCGGACTTCCGCGCGCTCTGGGGCAAGCCGGCCAACGCCCACGTGGTCACCTGGAACGACCCGGGGGCCGGGTTCGCCGAGCTCGTCGAGAAGCTCGGTGCCCTGGCCCGGCGGCTGCCACCGGCGCCCTGA
- a CDS encoding aldo/keto reductase, with translation MSTVEYRRLGNSGLVVSAVGLGCNNLGRAGTATEDQAGTDAVINAALESGITFFDVADTYGREPGLSETMLGAALGKRRDEVVIGTKFGMDMGGANGNDFGARGSRRYIIRAVEASLRRLGTEYIDLYQFHSPDPLTPIEETLAALDNLVDAGKVRYIGHSNRSGWQIAEAEFTARISGGTRFISSQNHYNLLDRRAELEVVPAAEAYSLGLLPYFPLANGLLTGKYSAGRAPEGSRLTHARQHLMHTVDFGQLRTFSDFARERGFTELEIAFSWLAAQPSVASVIAGATLPEQVAQNAAAVSWKPAEEDLAELDTIFPRVPKIALF, from the coding sequence ATGAGCACTGTGGAGTATCGCCGTTTGGGCAATTCCGGACTGGTGGTTTCGGCCGTCGGGCTCGGCTGCAACAACCTGGGCCGCGCCGGGACCGCCACCGAGGACCAGGCCGGAACCGACGCCGTCATCAACGCCGCACTTGAGTCGGGAATCACATTCTTCGACGTGGCCGACACCTACGGCAGGGAGCCGGGCCTCTCGGAAACCATGCTCGGGGCGGCGCTGGGCAAGCGCCGCGACGAGGTCGTGATCGGCACCAAGTTCGGCATGGACATGGGCGGGGCCAACGGCAACGACTTCGGTGCCCGCGGCTCGCGCCGCTACATCATCCGCGCCGTGGAAGCCTCCCTGCGCCGACTGGGCACCGAGTACATCGACCTGTACCAGTTCCACAGCCCGGACCCGCTGACCCCCATCGAAGAAACGCTGGCCGCCCTCGATAACCTGGTGGACGCCGGCAAGGTGCGCTACATCGGGCACTCGAACCGCTCCGGCTGGCAGATCGCCGAGGCCGAATTCACCGCCCGTATCTCCGGCGGCACGCGCTTCATCTCCTCGCAAAACCACTACAACCTGCTGGATCGGCGCGCCGAGCTCGAGGTGGTCCCGGCCGCCGAGGCATACTCGCTGGGCCTGCTGCCCTACTTCCCGCTGGCCAACGGGCTGCTCACCGGCAAGTACTCCGCGGGCCGGGCCCCGGAAGGCTCCCGGCTGACCCACGCGCGCCAGCACCTGATGCACACCGTGGACTTCGGGCAGCTGCGCACCTTCTCCGACTTCGCCCGCGAGCGCGGCTTCACCGAACTCGAGATCGCCTTCTCATGGCTCGCCGCCCAACCCTCGGTCGCCAGCGTCATAGCCGGGGCCACGCTGCCCGAACAGGTCGCGCAGAACGCCGCAGCGGTCTCCTGGAAGCCCGCGGAAGAAGACCTGGCCGAACTCGACACGATCTTCCCGCGCGTCCCGAAGATCGCGCTTTTCTAG
- the argG gene encoding argininosuccinate synthase — MSKVLTSLPVGERVGIAFSGGLDTSVAVAWMREKGAIPYTYTGDLGQYDEPNIDAVPGRALEYGAEAARLVDCKPALVEEGLVALACGAFHIRSGGKAYFNTTPLGRAVTGTLLVRAMREDGVDVWGDGSTYKGNDIERFYRYGLLSNPKLRIYKPWLDPAFVHELGGRSEMSEWLIERNFPYRDSAEKAYSTDANIWGATHEAKTLELLNTSLESVEPIMGVRYWDESVAIKAEDVSVTFEAGRPVAINGVEFADAVALVDEANKIGGRHGLGMSDQIENRIIEAKSRGIYEAPAMALLHIAYERLLNAIHNEDTVANYHAEGRRLGRLMYEGRWLDPQALMLRESLQRWVGSAVTGTVTVRLRRGDDYTVLDTVGPNLSYHPDKLSMERVGDSAFGPLDRIGQLTMRNLDIADSRSRLEQYANQGLLGNKTVELVGKLEAGGASAIVDAEAVDADELASDRALERAAFDSGTD, encoded by the coding sequence ATGTCTAAAGTCCTCACCTCCCTGCCCGTTGGCGAACGCGTAGGTATCGCGTTCTCCGGTGGCCTCGATACGTCCGTTGCTGTTGCCTGGATGCGTGAAAAGGGTGCCATCCCCTACACGTACACCGGCGACCTTGGCCAGTACGATGAACCGAATATTGATGCAGTCCCGGGCCGCGCCCTGGAATACGGCGCCGAAGCCGCGCGCCTGGTCGACTGCAAGCCGGCCCTGGTCGAAGAGGGCCTGGTGGCTTTGGCCTGCGGCGCCTTCCACATCCGCTCCGGCGGCAAGGCCTACTTCAACACCACCCCGCTGGGCCGCGCCGTGACCGGCACCCTGCTGGTGCGCGCCATGCGCGAAGACGGCGTGGACGTGTGGGGCGACGGCTCGACCTACAAGGGCAACGACATCGAGCGGTTCTACCGCTACGGTCTGCTCTCGAACCCGAAGCTGCGCATCTACAAGCCGTGGCTTGACCCGGCCTTCGTCCACGAACTTGGCGGCCGCTCGGAAATGAGCGAATGGCTCATCGAGCGCAACTTCCCGTACCGCGACTCGGCCGAGAAGGCCTACTCCACCGACGCCAACATCTGGGGCGCCACCCACGAGGCCAAGACCCTCGAACTGCTGAACACCTCCCTGGAATCGGTCGAGCCGATCATGGGCGTGCGCTACTGGGACGAATCGGTCGCCATCAAGGCCGAAGACGTCTCGGTGACCTTCGAGGCCGGCCGTCCGGTCGCCATCAACGGCGTGGAATTCGCCGATGCGGTGGCACTGGTCGACGAGGCCAACAAGATCGGTGGCCGCCACGGACTGGGCATGAGCGACCAGATCGAGAACCGCATCATCGAGGCGAAGAGCCGCGGCATCTACGAGGCCCCGGCCATGGCGCTGCTGCACATCGCCTACGAGCGCCTGCTCAACGCGATCCACAACGAAGACACCGTGGCCAACTACCACGCAGAAGGCCGCCGCCTGGGCCGCCTGATGTACGAAGGCCGCTGGCTGGACCCGCAGGCCCTGATGCTGCGCGAGTCCCTGCAGCGCTGGGTCGGCTCGGCAGTCACCGGCACCGTCACCGTGCGCCTGCGCCGCGGCGACGACTACACGGTGCTTGACACCGTGGGCCCGAACCTCAGCTACCACCCGGACAAGCTGTCCATGGAGCGCGTTGGCGACTCCGCCTTCGGCCCGTTAGACCGCATCGGCCAGCTGACCATGCGCAACCTGGACATCGCCGATTCCCGCTCGCGCCTGGAGCAGTACGCCAACCAGGGCCTGCTGGGCAACAAGACCGTCGAGCTCGTCGGCAAGCTTGAGGCAGGCGGAGCTTCGGCGATCGTCGATGCCGAGGCAGTCGACGCCGATGAGTTGGCTTCCGATCGCGCCTTGGAGCGTGCGGCCTTCGACTCGGGCACCGACTGA